In the Drosophila biarmipes strain raj3 chromosome X, RU_DBia_V1.1, whole genome shotgun sequence genome, one interval contains:
- the LOC108027620 gene encoding vitellogenin-2, with protein MNPLRSLCVLACLVAVAMGSPQTGNRSGRRSNSLDSVEQPSNWVNPREIEDLPSLKQVTLKKLQEMSLEEGATLLDKLYHLSQFNHVFQPEYTPEPSQIKGYIVGERGQKIEFNLNNLVEKVKRQQKFGDDEVTIFIQGMPETNGQVEKATRKLVKAYQQRYNLQPYPTTDYSSEEQRQKGSSEEQQQQRRKQNDDQEDSKTGDLIVIELGNAIEDFEQYATLNIERLGEIIGNRLVELTNTVNVPQEIIHLIGSGPAAHVAGVAGRQYTRQTGHKLRRITALDPSKIYGKPEQRLTGLARGDADFVDAIHTSAYGMGTTLRLANVDFFPNGPSTGVPGADNVVEATMRATRYFAESVRPGNERNFPAVAASSYQEYKQNKGYGKRGYMGIATDFDLQGDYMLQVNSKSPFGRSTPAQKQPGYHQVHQPWRQSSSSSSQGARRQ; from the exons ATGAACCCTCTGCGCAGCCTGTGCGTCCTGGCCTGCCTCGTGGCAGTGGCCATGGGCAGCCCCCAGACGGGCAACCGTTCCGGACGCCGCTCCAACTCGCTGGACAGCGTGGAGCAGCCCAGCAACTGGGTGAACCCGCGGGAGATCGAGGATCTGCCCTCGCTGAAGCAGGTTACGCTCAAGAAGCTGCAGGAGATGAGCCTGGAGGAGGGCGCCACGCTGCTGGACAAGCTCT ACCACCTGTCCCAGTTTAACCACGTCTTCCAGCCCGAGTACACCCCCGAGCCCAGCCAGATCAAGGGCTACATTGTCGGCGAGCGCGGCCAGAAGATCGAGTTCAACCTGAACAACCTGGTGGAGAAGGTTAAGCGCCAGCAGAAGTTCGGCGACGACGAGGTCACCATCTTCATCCAGGGCATGCCCGAGACCAACGGCCAGGTGGAGAAGGCCACCAGGAAGCTGGTGAAGGCCTACCAGCAGCGCTACAACCTGCAGCCCTACCCGACCACCGACTACTCCAGCGAGGAGCAGCGCCAGAAGGGCTCTagcgaggagcagcagcagcagcgccgcAAGCAGAACGACGACCAGGAGGACTCCAAGACCGGTGACCTCATCGTGATCGAGCTGGGCAATGCCATCGAGGACTTTGAGCAGTACGCCACCCTGAACATCGAGCGCCTGGGCGAGATCATCGGCAACCGCCTGGTCGAGCTGACCAACACCGTGAACGTGCCCCAGGAGATCATCCACCTGATCGGCTCTGGACCCGCCGCCCACGTGGCCGGAGTGGCTGGACGCCAGTACACCCGCCAGACCGGACACAAGTTGCGCCGCATCACCGCCCTGGACCCCTCGAAGATCTACGGCAAGCCCGAGCAGAGGCTGACCGGACTGGCCCGCGGCGACGCCGACTTCGTCGACGCCATCCACACCTCCGCCTACGGCATGGGCACCACCCTGCGCCTGGCCAACGTTGACTTCTTCCCCAACGGACCCTCGACCGGAGTGCCCGGCGCCGACAACGTGGTGGAGGCCACCATGCGCGCCACCCGCTACTTCGCCGAGTCGGTGCGTCCCGGCAACGAGAGGAACTTCCCCGCCGTGGCCGCCAGCTCGTACCAGGAGTACAAGCAGAACAAGGGCTACGGCAAGCGCGGCTACATGGGCATCGCCACCGACTTCGACCTGCAGGGCGACTACATGCTGCAGGTGAACTCCAAGAGCCCCTTCGGACGCAGCACCCCTGCCCAGAAGCAGCCCGGCTACCACCAGGTCCACCAGCCCTGGCGCcagtcctcctcctcgtcgagCCAGGGTGCCCGCCGTCAGTAG